A stretch of DNA from Deltaproteobacteria bacterium:
GCGCTTCGTCGCGGAGTTGGCGCACGGACTTGGTCTGCCGTTTCATCTCAAAGAGATCGATTTGCCGGAAATTATTTCCACCGCGGGCAAGGGCAATCTCGAAGCGTTGGCGCGCGATGAGCGCTATCGCTTTTTCGCCGATGTGGTTGCCGCGCGCGGGCTGACGAAAGTCGCCGTGGCGCACACTCAAGACGATCAGGCGGAGACCCTGCTGATGCGTTTCTTACGCGGCGCGGGCATGACCGGGTTGTCCTCTATGGCGCCGTCACAGCGAATGTCATCGCTTGCAGATCTCACTGTGATTCGGCCGCTGCTGGGCGTGTCGAAGCGCGAGCTTCTAGATTATCTGGCTGAGAAGCATCAGACGTATCGGTCGGATCGGACCAATCAGGATACCGCCATGCTGCGCAATTGGGTTCGCCTCGAACTGCTGCCCAAGATCGGTGAGCGGCTGGACGGCAGATTGAATGAGCGTTTGGCCCAGCAGGCCGAGTTGCTGCGCGACGAAGACGAAGCGCTGGCGCAACTGGCGCGTGGCAAATTGGCGGAGGTTCGCGACGGCGAGAGTTTGCGCCGACAAGCGTTACTGGACGAGCCCCAAGCGTTGCAACGGCGGATTTTGCGCTTGTGGATCGAATCGCTGCGCGGGAACCTGCGCAGCCTCGACTTCGTTCACATCAAAGATATGTTGCAATTGATCGCCCATGGCGCGCCCCACGGGCGCTTCGCGCTGCCAGGGCGCTGGCAGCTAGAGATCGAGTACGATCGGGTGAAGTTGGTTCGCCTCATCGGACGGCGCACTCGGTCCTGTTATACCTGCGACTTCGTCATCGGTTCGTCGCTAGCGCTCGCGGAAGCGGGCTGGACGGTCGAAAGCGAGCTTCTCGCCAGCCCGGCGCGCTTGCCGGCGGATCCGATGGAGGCGTTTTTCGATGCTGCGCGCTTGCCGCCGGGTTTGGTTATTCGGAATTTTCGAAACGGCGACTTTTTTCAGCCCTTGGGTATGACCGGACA
This window harbors:
- the tilS gene encoding tRNA lysidine(34) synthetase TilS; protein product: MISDLAKRIRNYSQTQGLIFPCDHILVAVSGGPDSVALLLLLFELREELELQLEVAHLQHGIRGEEAKEDARFVAELAHGLGLPFHLKEIDLPEIISTAGKGNLEALARDERYRFFADVVAARGLTKVAVAHTQDDQAETLLMRFLRGAGMTGLSSMAPSQRMSSLADLTVIRPLLGVSKRELLDYLAEKHQTYRSDRTNQDTAMLRNWVRLELLPKIGERLDGRLNERLAQQAELLRDEDEALAQLARGKLAEVRDGESLRRQALLDEPQALQRRILRLWIESLRGNLRSLDFVHIKDMLQLIAHGAPHGRFALPGRWQLEIEYDRVKLVRLIGRRTRSCYTCDFVIGSSLALAEAGWTVESELLASPARLPADPMEAFFDAARLPPGLVIRNFRNGDFFQPLGMTGHKKIKELFMEKKLSLSARALWPLLAAPREVLWIPGHGRSEVAKITPGTTSILRLKLVSLRT